The genomic interval GACTGTTTGACTGTGACTTTAACCAAATGTTGGAGCTAGAAGCCGAGTTACCAGGAGATGCTAGACCTCATATTCGTAACTTTGACCTAGCTTGCTGGGAAGCTCGCCAAATTGTGACCGATCGCCATTGCTTTGGCTGCACAGCAGGAGCGGGTAGTTCCTGTGGCGGCGCGCTCGAACCTTAATTCCAGAGACTTGGTGCTTCTGTTAGGTTAATAGCTGATTCGGATCAACCCCCAGCGAT from Cyanobacteriota bacterium carries:
- a CDS encoding DUF3641 domain-containing protein, coding for LFDCDFNQMLELEAELPGDARPHIRNFDLACWEARQIVTDRHCFGCTAGAGSSCGGALEP